A region from the Palaemon carinicauda isolate YSFRI2023 chromosome 16, ASM3689809v2, whole genome shotgun sequence genome encodes:
- the LOC137655289 gene encoding zinc finger BED domain-containing protein 5-like: MIGVKGGFVTLVKNEWPNVTSSHCSLHRYALASKTLPPRLLEVMDVAVKGINFIRAKAKNHRLFQLLANEMGAQHVGLLFYTKVRWLSRGKCLSRLYELRLETEIFLRENENNLHVHFDNEEFVMMLAYLADIFVRLNEMNQSLQGHDVTTQRIELPIGIKDCIIGHLDIRSTEFKSYFDDAPLDVPWHRDPFNTEIEPTEDEVEELAD; this comes from the exons ATGATTGGCGTTAAAGGAGGGTTCGTCACGCTTGTGAAGAATGAATGGCCCAACGTGACGTCTTCCCACTGTTCACTACACCGATATGCTCTTGCGTCAAAAACTCTACCTCCGCGTTTGTTGGAAGTCATGGACGTTGCGGTCAAAGGGATCAACTTCATTCGTGCGAAGGCCAAAAATCATCGGCTCTTCCAACTTCTGGCCAACGAAATGGGAGCGCAACATGTGGGACTTCTGTTTTACACCAAAGTTCGTTGGCTATCGAGGGGGAAATGCCTCTCTCGGTTGTATGAACTCCGGTTGGAGACAGAAATTTTCCTGCGAGAGAACGAAAACAACCTCCATGTCCACTTCGACAATGAAGAGTTCGTCATGATGCTCGCCTACCTGGCCGATATATTCGTCCGACTCAACGAAATGAACCAGTCTTTGCAAGGCCATGATGTGACA ACGCAGAGGATTGAACTTCCCATCGGCATCAAAGATTGCATCATTGGACATCTCGACATTCGCTCCACTGAGTTCAAATCTTATTTCGACGATGCTCCATTGGATGTTCCATGGCACAGAGACCCATTCAACACCGAAATTGAACCTACTGAAGACGAAGTAGAGGAGCTCGCAGATTAG